A DNA window from Romeriopsis navalis LEGE 11480 contains the following coding sequences:
- a CDS encoding fimbria/pilus periplasmic chaperone, producing MQRFPFMRLAIGLLLGSGLILGSGSHAQAFRLKPISRVFRPTGTESTQSYEIHNTTKALLAVEVNTAKRSMNLQGKETLTPADDDFMIYPPQILLKPGESQTVRVTWLGNPKPEQELAYRLIAAQLPINLEPKKIQATGTQVSAGVKLAMRYEGSLYIRPFQAKADVVVEKMEAKMQGAKRMLAVTLHNRGTSRAILLDSQLELNGGIPAKVFTANEMNVIKQPVLLVNHKRQILVPYPVGATEGSFTGKLRLDDKRQ from the coding sequence ATGCAACGTTTTCCATTCATGCGTTTGGCCATCGGTCTGCTCCTTGGATCAGGCTTGATTCTCGGCTCGGGTAGTCATGCCCAAGCATTTAGACTAAAACCGATCTCCCGCGTATTTCGTCCAACTGGGACGGAATCGACACAATCCTATGAAATTCATAACACCACCAAGGCCCTATTAGCAGTTGAAGTAAATACGGCCAAACGCAGCATGAATTTGCAGGGCAAGGAAACGCTCACACCTGCGGATGATGATTTTATGATTTATCCACCCCAAATTTTGCTTAAACCCGGTGAATCCCAAACTGTACGAGTCACATGGCTGGGCAATCCCAAACCCGAGCAGGAACTGGCATATCGCTTAATTGCCGCCCAACTCCCGATTAATCTTGAACCAAAAAAGATTCAAGCCACTGGTACGCAAGTCTCAGCGGGTGTCAAATTGGCAATGCGCTACGAAGGATCACTCTACATTCGACCATTCCAAGCCAAGGCGGATGTGGTGGTGGAAAAGATGGAAGCCAAAATGCAAGGTGCAAAACGCATGCTGGCCGTTACCTTACATAATCGCGGTACGTCACGGGCAATCTTACTCGACTCACAACTAGAACTCAACGGTGGCATACCCGCCAAAGTATTTACCGCCAACGAAATGAATGTGATCAAACAGCCGGTCCTGCTGGTGAATCACAAGCGTCAGATTCTTGTGCCCTACCCAGTTGGCGCCACTGAAGGCAGCTTTACTGGCAAATTGCGCCTCGACGATAAACGGCAGTAA
- a CDS encoding glycosyltransferase family 4 protein encodes MKILAVFAIALFVVRLISPIVKQLGLKFGFVDQPDARKLHNQPMVRMGGVGIGVGAGIAGVIGIWWQADTITLHHSWLTIMAMFVAGMGFFAIGLADDRWSLSPKLRLGLQAVVTCLAWALGLQMHNLPIPGVGTVALGYWSLPVTFLWLAGVTNALNWLDGLDGLAAGVTGIAALTFAAIGWQQQDVVSILLSLSLAGASFGFLRYNAFPAQMYMGDGGSYFIGGMLAGLGILCTGNSDSFSLTALPYVVLALPILDMVLVIGSRVFGGKSPFFPDQRHIHHRLLRLHLTKQASVVFIYILALWAAVTANWLLYTPWAWSNVVLLALLLTFVNRAGLQTASTQLGPVGPAMPAEA; translated from the coding sequence ATGAAAATACTTGCGGTATTTGCGATCGCACTCTTTGTAGTACGACTGATTTCTCCGATAGTAAAGCAGTTAGGTCTAAAGTTTGGTTTTGTTGACCAGCCCGATGCACGGAAGTTGCACAATCAACCAATGGTGCGGATGGGTGGTGTTGGCATTGGCGTTGGGGCAGGCATTGCCGGTGTGATTGGTATTTGGTGGCAGGCCGATACGATTACCTTGCATCATAGCTGGCTAACGATTATGGCCATGTTCGTTGCAGGGATGGGATTCTTTGCGATCGGGTTGGCCGACGATCGTTGGAGTTTATCCCCCAAGTTACGGTTAGGATTGCAGGCTGTTGTCACTTGTCTGGCTTGGGCCTTAGGTTTGCAAATGCATAATTTACCCATACCGGGTGTTGGCACAGTGGCCTTGGGGTATTGGAGTTTGCCGGTAACGTTTCTTTGGTTAGCCGGTGTTACGAATGCCTTGAATTGGTTGGACGGCTTAGATGGCTTAGCCGCTGGCGTAACGGGTATTGCGGCATTAACCTTCGCGGCGATTGGCTGGCAACAACAGGATGTTGTCAGCATTTTGCTGTCTTTATCCTTGGCCGGTGCGAGCTTTGGTTTCCTCCGCTATAATGCTTTCCCCGCCCAGATGTATATGGGCGATGGTGGTTCTTATTTTATCGGTGGGATGTTGGCCGGGCTCGGGATTCTCTGTACTGGCAATAGCGATAGTTTCAGCTTGACCGCCTTGCCCTATGTGGTTTTGGCCTTGCCCATTTTGGATATGGTACTGGTGATTGGTTCCCGCGTGTTCGGTGGTAAGTCCCCCTTCTTTCCTGACCAACGCCATATTCACCATCGCTTGTTGCGATTGCATCTAACGAAGCAGGCTAGTGTCGTCTTCATCTATATTCTGGCGCTGTGGGCCGCGGTGACGGCTAACTGGCTGTTGTATACACCTTGGGCCTGGAGCAATGTTGTGCTGTTGGCGTTGTTGTTGACCTTCGTTAATCGGGCAGGTCTGCAGACGGCCAGTACTCAATTAGGTCCAGTTGGCCCGGCGATGCCAGCCGAAGCCTAA